GCCAATCTTCTCAAGCTGTGTCGGCGCGCCAAACTCCTGCGTCATCACATAGACGGAGAGGTCCGTCAGTTCTGCGACCTCGGTGTCGGACTGCCCGATGCCTGCGGTCTCAAGGATGACCAGGTCGAAGCCTGCCGATGAACACACTTCGATGCTCCGGGCCAGCGCCCTGGATGTGGATCTGTTCGCGGAGCGCGTCGCGAAAGATCGCATGTAGACTCGCTCCGATCCTCGACCGTAGATCGAGTTCATGCGGATGCGATCACCCAGCAGCGCTCCGCCGGTTCGCGAGCGTGTCGGGTCTACAGATAGAACGGCGATTTCGATGTCGTCGAAATCAAGCAGGAAGCGACGGACAAGTTCATCTGTAATCGTCGACTTCCCTGCCCCACCCGTACCGGTTATCCCAATGGAGATTGCCTTCGTGTCGGCGTGCCCGCGTGGCTCGACGGTCGCCGGGCCTGCGTCGCGATGCGGGCTCTCTTCCATCGCCGGAACGGGCTGTTCGACGGCCAGCTCGACGGACGTGATTGCGCGAGCAACGGCGGCTGCATCCCGCCCTGATACTGCACGGGCGGCCGCGGCCGTGACCGACGTCGTCGGAAAGTCACACGTGCGGAGCATCTCATTGATCATGCCCTGCAAGCCCATTCTCATCCCGTCGTCCGGAGAAAAGATCCTCGAGATTCCGTACTTCTGAAGCTCCCGGATCTCGTCCGGCACGATTACACCCCCGCCCCCGCCGAAGATCTTGATGTGGCCAGCGCCACGTTCCTCCAGGAGGTCATGCATGTACTTGAAGTACTCGATGTGTCCTCCCTGATATGAGGACACGGCGATTCCCTGTGCGTCTTCCTGAATAGCGGTTTCGACAACCTCTCGAACAGACCTGTTGTGGCCGAGATGTATGACTTCCGCGCCGCTGGCCTGGAGAATGCGCCGCATAATGTTAATGGCAGCGTCGTGTCCGTCGAACAGGCTCGCTGCGGTGACGAATCGGACATTGTGCCGGGGCTTGTAGACCTGATCCTCCATGGAGCCGCGCAGTTTAGATGTGTTTTGCGTTTCGTTGAACGTCTCGATCAACGGCAGGTTTTGGGAACGGGATTTTCGAGATATCGGTGGACGTGGCGAATTCGTATTCGACCTTGAAGCAACAACCAGCCGCGGGCACAAAAAAAGGGGCGACGGTCGACCGTCACCCCTTATTGTCCGCTGTGAAGCCTGTCTAGCTTACTGCGTCATAGTTGCGAGCAACGACCGACCAGTCGACCACGTTCCACCATGCGGCGATGTAGTCCGGCCGTCGATTCTGATAGTTGAGATAGTAGGCGTGCTCCCACACGTCCAGGCCCAGGATGGGTGTATCGCCATCCATGTACGGACTGTCCTGGTTTGCCGTGGAGTATACCTTCAGCGCGCCGCCGCCTCCGACCACGAGCCACGCCCAGCCGCTTCCAAACCGCGTTCCGGCCGCGGCCGCGAACTTGTCGCGAAAGCCGGACATAGACCCGTACGCCGAGTTGATCGCTTCGGCCAGGTCACCGGACGGCTCACCGCCACCGTTCGGCGACATGACACTCCAGAAAAGACTGTGGTTTGCGTGGCCCCCGCCATTGTTACGAACGGCTGTGCGAATGGCCTCGGGTACGGAGCCTATATCCTTCAACAGGGCCGAGATAGGCTTTGCTGCCAAATCCGAGTGGCCTTCCAGCGCCGCGTTAACTTTCGTGACGTATCCCTGATGATGCTTGGAGTGATGGATTTCCATCGTACGGGCATCGATGTGCGGGGTGAGCGCATCGTATGCGTAGGGTAGATCGGGTAGTTTGTAAGCCATGATAACTCCTTGAGACTCTGATATCTGAGCGCTTGCGACCGGGCGTACGCGCTTCGCCCGAAAAATAATCCGGATCCGGACTAAGAATTACTGATAACCGACATCATGCCCTTGAGATCCTCGTCGGTGAGTTTCCCGGCATCACGAAGTCCATTGAGGACTTGTTCGACAGCGTTGACATTCGTTGTGCGTGTTTCCGTGCGTGATACGGCCGCGTCAACAATGGTAGCCAACATCGCCTCTTGAAGAAATCGCGCCACATACTCGGCTGCTTTCGGTTTGCCCGAGAAATCAATCACAAAGGGGACGGTCGCGCGACCACGGTTCGCATCGACATAGACCTTCCGACCGCCGATGAATTTCTTCTTCGTGGTGACCTGTACGATATCCTCGTAGCGAATTTCCTGAGTCGGCGACAGATCATGATTTTGAAACACCATTCGCTCGGACGTGAAGATGGCGCCATCCGACCCATTGCCCATCCACGTCGCGTCGTACTGCGCCAGCACATCACCGCGCTTGACTGACTTTGCGTAATCCTTGAGCGCGCCGCGCACTTTATCCTCCGGGATGTTCGGCGCAACGAACAGGCCGATCTCGGGCGCCGTCGGCAACAGGTCTCGAATCAGATCCTCGATTTTCGACGTCATGGGATTCGTCCGATGTTGTTCGTCCGCGCCTAGCGTGCGGACGCCAGGGACGACGAGGCTGCGTCGAAGAAGCCGGCGGTGGTTTCAAGCACGCCCGGGTATAGCCCGAGAACCAGCAAGAGAC
Above is a genomic segment from Rhodothermales bacterium containing:
- a CDS encoding superoxide dismutase; the protein is MAYKLPDLPYAYDALTPHIDARTMEIHHSKHHQGYVTKVNAALEGHSDLAAKPISALLKDIGSVPEAIRTAVRNNGGGHANHSLFWSVMSPNGGGEPSGDLAEAINSAYGSMSGFRDKFAAAAGTRFGSGWAWLVVGGGGALKVYSTANQDSPYMDGDTPILGLDVWEHAYYLNYQNRRPDYIAAWWNVVDWSVVARNYDAVS